From Vagococcus jeotgali, one genomic window encodes:
- a CDS encoding IS30 family transposase encodes MTYIHLTTDELVLIESYYHQAKKVKHVADTLKRSRQTIYNVYNALNEGLSILDYYQRYKKNKKKCGRRPISLPDNETKYIQNKVAQGWTPDVIIGRAEISISCSVRTLYRLFSRESFDSTTLPMKGKRKPNGHKEKRGKQAFKRTIHQRDAEHNEFQSEFGHLEGDTIVGKNHKSAVITLVERLSKVIITLKPTGRHAIDIENSLNEWLKKCPNHLFKSITFDCGKEFSNWKSISNLNDIDIYFADPGTPSQRGLNENSNGLLRKDGLLKKMDFNEVDESFIQSVASKRNNIPRKSLNYKTPLEVFLSYVDNDILSSLI; translated from the coding sequence ATGACCTATATACATCTTACTACAGACGAGCTTGTTTTAATAGAATCTTATTATCACCAAGCTAAAAAAGTTAAACATGTTGCTGATACTTTAAAAAGATCAAGACAAACTATTTATAATGTTTACAACGCTTTAAATGAGGGATTATCTATTCTAGATTACTATCAAAGATACAAAAAAAATAAAAAGAAATGTGGAAGGCGTCCTATTTCTTTACCTGATAATGAAACAAAATATATTCAAAACAAAGTGGCTCAAGGATGGACTCCTGACGTGATTATCGGTCGTGCTGAGATTTCTATTTCTTGTTCTGTTCGGACACTTTATAGATTGTTCTCGCGTGAATCTTTTGATTCCACAACTTTACCAATGAAAGGTAAAAGAAAACCTAATGGGCATAAAGAAAAACGAGGTAAACAAGCATTTAAACGAACCATTCATCAGAGAGACGCTGAGCATAACGAGTTTCAAAGTGAATTTGGTCACCTAGAAGGTGACACTATTGTTGGGAAAAATCATAAAAGTGCTGTTATTACATTAGTTGAAAGGTTATCAAAAGTTATTATTACCTTAAAGCCAACAGGGAGACACGCTATAGATATTGAGAATAGCTTAAATGAATGGTTAAAAAAATGCCCTAATCACTTGTTTAAATCTATCACATTTGATTGTGGCAAAGAATTTTCTAACTGGAAATCTATCAGTAACTTAAATGATATTGATATCTACTTTGCTGACCCTGGTACACCTTCACAACGAGGTTTAAATGAAAATTCTAATGGGCTATTGCGTAAGGATGGATTGCTTAAGAAAATGGATTTCAACGAAGTTGATGAATCTTTCATTCAATCTGTTGCATCCAAAAGAAATAATATTCCTAGAAAATCATTAAACTATAAAACACCATTAGAAGTATTTTTGAGCTATGTAGACAATGACATTTTGTCTAGCTTAATTTGA
- a CDS encoding ISL3 family transposase produces MSHNHCIRLSLDLKDKNIYFDSIFCEEQLIKGIRSKIYKGILTYTPSACPCCGIKNEQFSIVKNGFISSRIKWLSVAHYPTYLLLKKQRFLCRHCDSSFLAESSEIEKHCFIAKRVKQSILIELSDAISFKDLAKRHFVSSTTINRILVSGGKDLSNQFLYLPQNLCFDEFTSVKNNSGKYSFIYSDSSTHQIIDILIDNKKLTLEKHFLKYSLKVRRQVKTIVVDMNAAYFKLAKRLFPNAEVIIDRFHLVQLISRSLNITRIKTMNRYRTSNVTDMKNYRKLKKYWKLFLKDSNELNYTDYRYQRLFKSILPETDVMDYLLSLNKELSETYKLYQELLYCSKNNDFDTFSDLLLLANEDISIPMKTSIRTLKKHLPRIENTFKYAYSNGCLEGSINKIKLIKRIAYGYRNFQNYKYRILLSFKDKQKSSKNHSVSAA; encoded by the coding sequence ATGTCCCATAACCATTGTATTCGACTATCGCTAGATTTAAAAGATAAAAATATTTATTTCGATTCTATTTTTTGTGAGGAACAGCTTATTAAAGGGATAAGATCCAAGATTTATAAAGGTATTCTTACTTACACTCCTTCGGCTTGTCCTTGTTGTGGCATTAAAAATGAACAATTTTCTATTGTGAAAAATGGGTTTATTTCTTCTCGAATAAAGTGGTTAAGTGTGGCTCACTACCCAACCTATCTTTTATTAAAGAAACAGAGATTCCTTTGTCGTCATTGTGACTCCTCTTTTCTAGCTGAATCTTCAGAAATTGAGAAACATTGTTTTATCGCTAAAAGAGTGAAGCAATCAATTCTTATTGAGTTAAGTGATGCTATCTCGTTTAAAGATTTAGCTAAAAGACATTTTGTTTCATCAACAACGATTAATAGAATTTTAGTATCTGGTGGTAAAGACTTATCTAATCAATTTTTATATTTACCTCAAAACCTTTGTTTTGATGAATTTACTTCGGTTAAAAACAATAGTGGCAAGTACAGTTTTATTTACTCTGATTCCTCTACACACCAAATTATCGATATTCTCATTGATAATAAAAAGCTAACACTAGAGAAACACTTTCTTAAGTACTCTCTAAAGGTTCGTCGCCAAGTAAAAACAATTGTCGTTGATATGAATGCAGCCTATTTTAAATTAGCCAAAAGGCTATTTCCTAATGCTGAGGTGATTATTGATCGCTTTCACTTAGTTCAACTTATCAGTCGCTCTTTAAACATAACTAGAATTAAGACGATGAATCGTTATCGCACATCGAATGTAACTGACATGAAAAATTATCGAAAACTAAAAAAATATTGGAAACTCTTTTTAAAAGATTCTAATGAATTGAATTATACAGATTATCGTTATCAGCGTTTATTTAAGAGTATTTTACCTGAAACAGATGTCATGGATTATTTACTTAGCTTAAACAAAGAGTTATCAGAAACTTATAAACTTTATCAAGAACTATTATACTGTAGTAAAAACAATGATTTTGACACTTTTTCTGATCTATTATTATTAGCTAACGAAGATATCTCTATTCCAATGAAAACCTCGATTCGAACACTAAAGAAGCATTTACCAAGAATTGAAAACACCTTTAAATACGCTTATTCAAATGGTTGTTTAGAAGGTTCCATAAACAAAATTAAATTAATCAAACGAATAGCTTACGGCTATAGAAATTTTCAGAACTATAAATACAGAATTTTACTTAGTTTTAAAGACAAACAAAAAAGCAGCAAAAACCATTCGGTTTCTGCTGCCTAA
- a CDS encoding GlsB/YeaQ/YmgE family stress response membrane protein: protein MGLIWSLIIGGIIGAIAGAITSQGQSMGWIANIAAGLIGSAIGQSLLGYWGPTLAGMAIVPSVIGAVILVAVVSFFMGRSK from the coding sequence ATGGGTTTAATTTGGTCATTAATCATTGGTGGCATTATTGGTGCAATTGCCGGTGCAATTACAAGTCAAGGACAATCTATGGGATGGATTGCTAATATTGCTGCTGGTTTAATTGGATCAGCTATTGGACAAAGTTTACTTGGTTACTGGGGACCTACTCTAGCAGGTATGGCAATTGTTCCTTCAGTTATTGGAGCAGTTATTTTAGTAGCTGTTGTCTCCTTCTTTATGGGACGTAGCAAATAA
- a CDS encoding IS256 family transposase — protein MTHFTTEIMETLINKGDLDDLFRRHLELAINSLLQAELTAFLDYEKYDRAGFNSGNSRNGNYSRSFKTEYGELNLVIPRDRNGEFSQQTLPAYKRTNDSLETTIIQLFKKGITMSEISDLIEKMYGHYYTPQTISNMSKIVSEDVLAFKERTLEAKYSVIFMDATHIPLKRQTVSKEAVYIVIGIRLDGTKEVLGFTIAPTESAYVWKEILQDLKDRGLEEVLLVVTDGLSGIHDSIHSVYPNAQFQQCCVHISRNIAHKVRVSDRQEVCNDFKLVYQAASKEEAMNQISFMIDKWKKQYPRVVKLLLNPAILTFYNFPPSIRRTIYSTNLIEGFNKQLKKYTKRKEQFPNEESLERFLVSQFNEYNQKFLGRVHKGFKEIQDTLESMF, from the coding sequence ATGACTCATTTTACTACAGAAATAATGGAAACACTAATTAATAAAGGTGATTTAGATGATTTATTTCGTCGTCATTTAGAACTCGCTATCAACTCATTATTACAGGCTGAATTAACAGCGTTTCTTGACTACGAAAAGTATGATAGAGCTGGATTTAATTCAGGTAATTCCCGCAATGGGAATTACTCACGTTCATTTAAAACAGAATATGGAGAATTAAATTTGGTGATTCCTAGAGATAGAAATGGAGAATTTTCCCAACAAACATTACCAGCCTATAAAAGAACCAATGATTCCTTAGAAACTACTATTATTCAGCTATTTAAAAAAGGGATCACTATGTCTGAAATCTCTGATCTAATTGAAAAAATGTATGGTCATTATTACACACCACAAACTATTTCAAACATGAGTAAAATCGTATCTGAAGATGTTTTGGCTTTTAAAGAAAGAACTTTAGAAGCTAAATACTCAGTCATTTTTATGGATGCTACTCATATTCCTTTAAAGAGACAAACCGTATCAAAAGAAGCCGTTTATATTGTGATAGGCATTCGATTGGATGGAACCAAAGAGGTTCTAGGATTTACTATTGCTCCAACCGAATCTGCTTATGTTTGGAAAGAGATACTTCAAGATTTAAAAGATCGTGGTTTAGAAGAGGTTTTATTAGTTGTAACTGATGGTTTAAGTGGTATTCACGATAGTATCCATAGTGTCTATCCAAATGCTCAATTTCAACAATGTTGTGTCCATATCTCTAGAAATATTGCTCATAAGGTTCGTGTTAGTGATCGACAAGAAGTCTGTAATGATTTCAAATTGGTTTATCAAGCAGCTTCAAAAGAAGAAGCTATGAATCAAATAAGTTTTATGATAGATAAATGGAAAAAGCAGTATCCACGAGTAGTTAAATTACTCTTGAATCCTGCTATATTAACTTTCTATAACTTCCCACCATCAATCAGAAGAACTATCTACTCAACTAACTTGATTGAGGGATTTAATAAACAGTTAAAAAAATATACAAAGAGAAAAGAACAATTTCCTAATGAAGAATCTCTGGAGAGATTCCTTGTTTCTCAGTTCAATGAATATAACCAAAAATTTTTAGGCAGAGTACATAAAGGATTTAAGGAAATACAAGATACATTAGAATCAATGTTTTAA